The window AAGATTCAAAAGATTTCAACatcatttaaataataaatatttgaGATGTCTCATTTTCTCCACTTAATAAAGAGGCATCTCCTATTTTGATCCTCAaccttttgagttttaatttaAATCGCAACATCTGGTTGACATTCTGTTTTGTATGGAATGTCTAAACTGATGTGTGCGATCAACTTGTTCCCCTAGAATGGCCTGATTTTGGGAGAACAAAAGATAGGAAGTTAGAAGGGTTATGCTGACCATAGCTCAATATTATGGTTTGTGTGGAGGTCTAGGGCTTGTTAATTGAGACAATAAAGGGTGGGataaattgaaattttgttATAAGGATGTTATCACTTAAAGGTACAAATGGAATCTAACTaagtaatacaattacccatgttttgaaatggAGTACTGACCTGGAAAGAAAAGTTAGcacataaaataaagaagagatgaagagtGCACCTACTTCATCAATGACCAAACAACCAAACATAGAAATACATGTGTTATTCTTCAAATCATCACCAATCCATCAAAACAATCAAGCATctccaaaaccaaacccaacaatCACTGCTATCCCTTCAAGCCTTATTCTTGAGACCTTGGACTAAGAAAATAAGAAGTCGGGATTTTCATAAAGAAAACTCCACCAAAACGGATGTGACACACATATCACAGGAGAAACTCAATCCTCCTAACCACCTCCGCAAGAACTTCTTCAGAAACTTTGTTTCTTTACTCAATCTATGTATTGttcgatctttttttttttttttatagttggtgcggggggggggggggaataagtTTAAAGTTTATGAATACTAATCTTAAACCAGGGAAATTCTGGTGGGAGATTAATTCAACGTGATCGCAGGAATAGAAAAAGAATCCGTATCTGAAAAGTATCAGCAGTTAGGATTAAACAGTTTGGATTATGCTCCAATTTCAATCACTCTGTCCTGTTTACAAATCAGATCTGCAAAGTTGTGTAAAAAAATCTGACAGCTGGATTGTGAGAGCTGGAACATACCTACTGCAAAAAGGAAGACTGGAAAGCATGAACTGAAATAATATGAGCGttccaatgcacaaggctcccgcttcTGCAGGGTCTGGGGGAAAATGTAGGCAGTCTTACCCGCTGCTTCACAAGAGAGGctttttccaagttttgaacccgcaaccaacaggatGCAATAACGCAACTTAactgttgcgccaaggctcgcccactatGAACTGAACTAATATATCTACCATAAAATTCAGAGATTCACACAGAATTTCAGGATGAAGAACATCAGAAttctaagaagaaaaatgatCTTAATTTCCAGCAGACATAGTAAGCACATGaatcaaacaaaacagaaaattagaCATGAACAGTATAGCTGCAGGGTAATAGGGTTGATTAGATCTGACCTAAAACTCTTGAATGACAAGATAGATAGCATAGATGTTTATAGCCCTAattttaatgcttttgattATCCATCACAATAGCAGGAGTATTGCAagaaatttataaataaatttggGGCATAAATTCAAACTGAATTAACAATGATTAATAGTAAAGATTACTGAGAGCAAACAAGTAATTACCTTGGATTTCCTATTCAGTACCATTCATCTGATTGCCCATGTGCAGAACTGCTCCACCCTCTTATGAAGAGCATGTAATTTCCCTGCAAACAAATACATCGATTAGCACCGAAGAACCTTCTTAATTACAAATTAAAAATCCAAGCAAATGTTGTCAACTTTTCCTCACTCAATCTGAATTCCACATTGGGTTCTTTTGCAGACACCAATACCATAACTATGTCTGACTTTCATAGAGCCAGCTTCTGGCTTGCGCCATGACCATACTTGATGCCACAAACTGTCATGTTCTATCTCCATAAACCCTTTCCCGTTAAGGCTTCATGGATACATCTCAAAGGATTCCTTCAGTTACCAGACGATTCCTGCATTTAATTGAACTTGACTTGATTCTTAACTATTGACTGGGAACAGACTCAAGGTTGAATAGCTCAGTGAATTATAGTTAACAAGTGTTTGCACTGTTGAAGTTAATTGTTGCTAAGAGAGTGGGAATGACTCTGAAATAGACACGACAACATGGCTATTCATTTGCTATAATTTTCTGATTGTTGCTAGTCCTATAATACTAGCTCACACTAGGATGAGGAAACCATTTGACACTAACGGTATAAGCCTAAAATGGCTCGGGCATAGGATCATAAAGCAGAGTAAGGGTGATCTGATTTACTTTAATTTGGAGAAACGTTATCTGAAAAAATCTCCCACTTCCGTGAAGCATCCATAGTTTTCTAGTCCACACAAGGTTAGGAATTAAAATCAGGCATATAGCACTTCAGTTTGTCCTACAAACAGATTCAAGGATTCACCCCTTCTCTCACATGTCATGTGTTAAGTAGAGTCCAGTGGAATGTTCTCAGCAAAATTACCAAAGCGGCTCCTGATTCCAAGTTTTGCAGACAAAGTCTTCTTATAAGAGGTCCATGTTGAATATAGAATTAGATAAATTATATCACTACTGAAAGTAGATTACTTATATGGATTCGGCGCATCCAGGGGTTTTCAACCCAGACAGCATTGCCAAACCACCAAAGGGGTTGGTTCCAGTTTGCCTTCAAGCAAAAATAGAAAACCGAATGCAAAGATGGCACAATACGCCTCTTTTCTGATTTTCACCTTGACTACTACTTTTTGGCTATATAGGAGCTTATAGAAAATTGAGAAATGATCAAATGGTCTATAGCTGCTATTTTACCTCTCTAGCTTTCCTTTGAGTTCTTGAACAGGAAACACTGGATGCTTTGGTAATACCTAAAATTAGTGTGACCTACCAATCTTAATGTAAACAATGTAATGAGTACTTTCCAAGAACAAGCCACATATTAACCTTCAGAGGGTGCCTACTGATGGCATTGAAACCATAGGGAGGTAAAGTTGGAACTAATCTGGAATAGTTGCAGTAGTATAAGATATTAAACTCTTTTCACCTACATATCAACTGCGACATGGAAACCACAGGGAGGTAACAATGGAACTAATCTGAAATAGCTGTGGGTATAAGATATTAAACTCTTTTCAACTACACTAATATGATTCTTCATGCCCTCTGATCTTTTCATTGATTATCTTAATTGAAATGAAACTGGTAGAACAAGCTACCATCTAAAGAATTTGTAACAGCAGCTATAGATGTAACTTGAAAGAGAGCAATCAGCAGTTAGGCATGGATTCTTTGATCCATTGCTGACAAACAACCCAGCTATCTAAGCAGATTAAGCTCTAACAGAAAAGAATTGAGATCCATACTCTTTTCTAATCACCTAAAGCCCAACTGCCCAAGTACTAAATGACTAAACTACCACTCTTctcccccccgccccccaaAATTCTTTTGGGACATTGTAATTCTAGAtggaaaaaatataattaatttgTTAACCATCTGTGATACTTGGAAACTATATGTGAAAAAggcttctggtttttttttgggggaaagtATATGTAAAAAATATTTGGAATGGCACCCACTAGCTGGATGAAGGTGACTAGCCATTACAAAAGTCAATACTTTAAAGATAAGTTATTGAATAGAAAAGTAACATGAAACTTATCACATGATGATAGAATATTACCAGTTACCCTTTAACTGAGAAGCTGCTCCACATGGTTTCCTCTGATCCCACCACTGAAgatcaaaccctaaaaccccaGTAGTGATTCATAACAgtgacatgttagtgaagacAATAACATGAAAATGATATTGATAACTACATTGTATTTACAGATAGATGAAATCAAAATGAGATTAAATTTAGAATATAAATCATGTAAAAGGATGAGCTTAATTTGTACAAAATATTTTGGAGCAGGGGCTCGGCATACCCTCACCTGAAAGTGGAACAGCATGCCTCCAATTTTGTGTATAGATGAACTGCAAGGTCCTCTATTCACTTGGAAAGTTTCTGAAGGGACATACATAGGAGGGTATGCCTACATATGAGAGGATATTAAATCTCaaactaaaatttgacatatggccAAGCCACATTCCTAAACATCCAACAGGAAGAATTTCAAGACACCCTTCCAATACAAGGAGTGTTGATCTACTTCCAGGTGTTGGAATATTTTTCCAACAATATTTACACGACTAAACCATTTCATTTCCATAATCAAATATATAGGAAAGTACAGGGAAAGTATGTAATATAACAGGAAACATCCCAGAAACACTAATTTGATCAGCAATTTACTACCATTTCTTCTCAAGCATCATCAACAGGTTTAACTGTAAATAAGGTTGTATCATATGATCAAGCATGAAGGGAAAGGGCATTCTTATTGCCATGTTCTGTTTTGCCTCATTGAAATGAGAAGTTGAGAActcttgaaaattttgaagtagGTCTCATGATGTTTCTccccttaaaaataaaagattcatTACTTCCACataaaaacaatgaaataatatCTACTACTGAAACTTAGGACATATCCCTTGCAAGTCAGCATCATACTCAAAAAGGGGGGGAACTGAAATACGATTAAACTGGCAGAGTTTAGCTAGATCTTAAATTTGGACGATTGAATTCTGATATAAAGGGTCCAATTCTTTTCCATCACTCGTTAGTAAGCGAATGATAATATGATAAAATAATAGGTTCTGATTATAAAGATcagaatgagaaaagaaataacatctcattaatttcaaaaaaatgaTTTACATTATCGTTTCTATCCGTGATGTGATGCAAACggttaaaaaaaatggattccAGAATAGACTAAAATAATCACAAACTTTTCTCAAGTGTTACATTGTTTAGGTAAAAGGACAGCTTGTATTaaagtaagaagaaaaaaaattacaaaggaGGAAATGAGGGCATACCCTGCCTCAtacaaataaaaaggaaaaaaggacccaccttcggcatggccattAATAGAAATCCCATAATcccaaaaatttttaaaaaagaagaaacaatctATATCTAAGTTACCTGATTTCTTAAGTGTTATATAATACCCAGAAGGATAAAGTTTTTGGGCAGCCAAAAAAACAGGTAATTAGAAAATTACCAACAACTGTTTGGGGAGGGGATGGAAGAATATTACAAGAAACAGTTACAAAAAGATTCAAATCAAACACAGAAATCAGGAAGATCAGAGAAGAAATCACTTAAATCTTGGTCCGAAAATGAAGAAGATAACTCATGTTGGCTGCAGATATTCTCCTTGACTTCGGGAAGAGCTTCAAAGATATCATCCATTTCTTGGTATGAAGATGAGAAAGAAGACAGCTCCGGTAATGTGTTGCAGCAATTGGGAAGATCTTCAAAAATATTACCCATTTCATGTGATGAAAATGACACAGTCATATTGGTCAATCGACAGAAGATATTCTCCTTGAGCCGCTCCAAACGGTTCTTCAGAGACAGAAAACCCTCCATGGAACAGTATTTGTCAACATCTACTGTGTCCCACCAAAAGCCACCATCCTCCTTCACAATTTCGGCTGGTTCATACTTCTCTAGGTAACGTTGTATAACAATGTCCGCAGACGAACCTTTTGAAGTGAACGTAAAAGGATTCCCAGCCGGAGAGAAGACCACAATGGCGGTTTGTACGTTGCAGAGATTCCCGAGTTCTGAAGCTTTGTAAAAGAGACCCTTGCGTCTCTTGGAGAACGTcacattcttctttttttcgttTTCTAACAGCTCAATATCGATCTTCCGTTTTCCCATTTCCTTTTTCAATTTCGTATCAAAAAGGAAAGCGAACGAAGCAAGAATTAACCAATCCAAAATAGGGTTTCAACGGAaatgagaattagggtttttttcttcttcacttgttAACGATACCAGAGATAAGAAGTTTGGAGTTTGGACCGTTGAGACACGAGATAACAGATTTGACCAAGAACTAGCGGGAATACTAACACGCGCCTTACTGGTTTGTTTTAAATAACAATGGCTTAAATGACATAAACACCCTTAGCGTCAGCTGCTGAACTGCGTTGTTGGAATTTGGAATAGCACGAAGTCGTGAACAGGAACTTTTGAGTAGGCTTGTAATTAAACGGATCAAATTCGGctcggatatggatcggatatgaTCGGATCCAGATATTCCCTGGCtaaatacggatacctctaaacagattcgGAAGATGATCGAAGTTGGATTTTCGacctgttggtcaaacaacagtccagggatcaagccatggttccttaaggaaaccaatatactacaaaattagggttttgcacaccctaGGTTATCCCATGATGTCCCATGGGTACCCCATTAAATTTTATGGTTTCTCATGGTcgtccatgggaaccctagtgcatccctattaggatttctccttctctattgtgtcccataaaattaattatcacaatagggacggagaaattcatctctagtccatcacatggcaagaggaaTCCATCcaatactcgaatgcgcagcgaaaattaatcgattcgagtttctttcgcatcccataaatattaattatCAATacactgaaggaattaataaagaactactaacctggtgagcctcaagtgttgctcctccaatagacagtggttcttcctccagtgagcgctccaagcaaacagatctgaatctccaatggtgctaccaagattctacacgccaatcccagatgccctcaaactcctcagcacagatctagggtttcacaaaccctaactctcaaacacaggtgagagaagcaagaagaagaagagagatcacaagagggagagagagaaaccaaaaacgtaggagagagagtgtctgctcaaaAACGTAGAGAGTTTCTTCTCCCTCCTACgtgttggtcccctatttataataatagggtttaattaaatcctagatagatttaatagagccctagtgagagtctgactctctctctctccctcagtctagcagttctatttaaactcaaagtgctacacaagtgaaaaagcagaatctaatagggaaagtattaattagattctttatttaattattaatggataattacaattagcatcaaatccattaattaaataaagagccaattaaattagcaaattccaaaataactccctatatgataacaatttatcatatacaacccacccactaatcaacaccatcattatggaatctagggcatgtacacatgtactgccaaacccaaatccatagtacatgtccatataagagcatctgtgcatctgatcgggtcccgcaaaactcgattaaacactttattttttaaataactataaataatgtatcattttatgtaaaatagatttttgcaaaaccatttccaaaacgacactagatccagattctgatcctaCCATGCATagatagtctctatcttggtgttccccaatcggacagtggtgaccgtgttggataactccttcactcacaaagagTTCACGTATTCCcaccagaacaccggctttgactcgcttgagtcttagtcattgatgaaccaaagaatgtgatcacactttgcagtgacaggattccctcaggtacagggtgtcggtgacacatgtctatcccttcctacatctggcagtaatacatgagggaatcgacaaagtagattcttcgccaatgcacacatcaaacatgtgagcactcgcattcgtaccctaacatcacatgtctaggcatacccaatgcgacgaccatatgataagggtgcccagcccaaaccctagtcgtgactaccattttaaataaaactttgggacacataatgctcaaaaagtttatatcgcatgtgacaatatcaaactaaaatgtataaatgttcaataaaaaggtgaaccaggttgaaccggaccgaatcgggtttgatgaacacacacttgtccaacacgaccatccatttacatctctaccttatgtaacccagaccttcctccccctagtggatacattttactctcaatccatatctcttagatcatgattctcttttcctcatattctaaaaCCTTTTGAATCCTAAAAAACCCTTAAagtcattatttacttaattttttattattaagtattcggatttttatcaaagtattcagatttttttgcagatgtctctaaacgaatacgaatgtccctaaacagatacggatgcggatcaaatttggattttcggttatccatttacatccctacttttgAGTGGTTGGCCTTAGGGtatttttatcacctcaagtCCGGTGTACCTCCTGATGCTGCATCAGGCGGTGCACCTTAAAGTGCTTTTGTTTAAACCCCCAAACGCATGTGCACCGTCCGATGTACCTTTTAGGTGCACTAGGTGGTGCACCAGacatgagaggataaagatccggcCTTAGGTAGGGGTGTTAAACGGTCAGGATCGgtttaaatcatttaattaaatggtctcttgaaaccataaccgaaccatttattaagcGGTTTTACGTTTCGGTAAAcaatttcattttgattttggcacaatatttatgtacatctaagagtgttaaacggtttATTCAGTTAAGCTGTCCAGTTGGTTTAAACCGTTCAATTAAATGGACTccattttgaaaccataaccgaaccatttattaaatggtttcacggTTTTGGTTTAAATGGTTAGGTTTGGTTTTAGTAAACGGTgtgggtttgattttgacacccttagattaGGTATTTCGTCCCTCTTCTTTCACCCCAATGAACGTGCACTAACATTGATACCCCTCACTTTATTCTCAAATTCCAAtgatagaaagagaagaaaaacaaaatctaCAATATGGTTTCAAATAACGGATCcgctagggctgcaataggttCGGGATGGAttgggccttttaaaaccctcaGCTCAACcgtgagtccccttagctaggtcTAGGCCCTAACTTAGGGCCAAAAAAATTCAATCCTGccccaccctcagggtcgggccgggctgaccttgattggccctaaccatggggggagggggagggagatgcatgggctggctagTCTgggaataagaaagaagaaatttcttATCCGGTACGTCGGTGTTCTAAAATCCCGAATCGAGGTGGCtctagaggaggaagaagaaagaacaggaagatcaagaagaataaaaaaagaagaagaaagaagaatagaataggaagaaagaataggaagaagaagacaaggttgggttgggccgggccggtctcaaccctggcctggcctggccttgactcagggccaaaaattcccaaccctgacccgccctcagagCTAGGGTATCTCAACTCaagccttgttcgggctcagggcagaCTCGAGCCGTCAAGGCCAAATTTGCATCCCTAGGATCTACCATATCCGTTGATGTATCGAGCCAATCCTGTATCAGTAGAATGATTCTTAGGTccgatttggtatgatttctatttcaatttcagattattttcatgaaatagtcaacaaaatagattttggtcaagaaattgaaattgttttagttgtatcaatatgaaatatttcaagaataaaaaaagtctattttctagttcaatttctgataatagattttccatatttctttgggaagggtggtggtggtggcagaggTGGGGCGGGACAAGGCTGGGAAGGGGGGGTGGTGTCAATGGCATGGAAGTGGTAGTGATGGCAGCAGAAGCGGGGGTAGTGGAGGTggctgtggtggtggtagtggtgtggaagtggtggtggtggcagtggcgtGTGGTGGTGAGATcagtaggagaagaagaagaaggtaggcgttttatttttaacatgaaactACTACTTtgtccatcaaattaaccatgtgctcattaaagagcaaaagtgaaatcaaatgaaatataaattcTGAAACAACTCCTTAgctattttaccaaaaaaaaaaaaacaactcctTAGCTATTGCATGTGATTtatatttcactgaaataaggtacaaaaatcaaaccaaatagtttccaaaatagaaattgcCCCATgtatttgaaatagaaatcatatcaaatcagCCCTTAGTAAAAACAAATTTGTCCAAAAAATTAAGTGAAAAATGTCTAATACAATCCGATACGATCGATAGTTATTGATATCGTATCAGCCGAGACCGATACAAAAGCTGATATCGCAAACCATGATCTAGATTAGTCTTCTAGGCGGCTGCTTAAAAGGGGTTTCCTAGGTGTACCAAATATCTTTTGTCTTACATGTCACATATTCACAGCTTGGATGGGTCCCAAATCTTATGAACAAGTAAAATCTTACATGTCACTAGATATACTTCATTGCCTTTTTAATGGATCAGCTCATAATGGGTATTATGTTTCTTCCTAATATGTGCCTGTTTTGAATGGGAAATGCCGAATCGATGGAGCACATCTTACTTCAATGCCCTGTACATAATGGGTCTCCCGTGTCAAAAGCTTCTACTGAACCCAAGTACATGTTTGGattctttcttattcttaatCCCATATGGTATTCCAAAGCACAAGATTTTCCCGGGCTAAATGTCAAACTGACCAGATGAAtgcaatccaaaaaaaatacaatgtcaTGTGTATATACATTTATTTTACCAACAAAAACTAGAGGAGACAGAAGCCTAGCATCCAATGGTATGGAATAATATGCATTTCCATGGAATAGGAtaataggaggaagaagagaaactgcatttctaatgcttatgtCCTATACATACTTGAGGAGAAACTCTTCATAGAGATTCTTTTCCTAAAGAGAAAGAGGTTTGATAtactcctctctcctctctattgAGCAGAGAAACAAGAAACCTTAAGTACGGAacatgaaaaaagaagaaaaagtaaaagaaagaaacagagccATGAGGTTTtgatatttcaaatatttcactTGAGAAAGAACACGTCCCAAAGTTGAGCTCGGGTTTTGACTTCACTTCGATTTTGGCCGGGAATAAAAACTGCAATACCAATTTATAAGGGAAATTTATAAcccatgtaaaatatatttcctTGAAACACacttaaaaaaatttccccagaaaaataaatttcactttacttcaAAATATTTGCATTCTCCTGACAACAAAACATAGCCTAGAGTATCATATTTCTAAGAAGCAGAATCCAGGGTGTAAAATTTATAGTGCAAGAAAGACAAGGATGCAAAATGCTCAATAAAGCCTCCCACTGCACTCAGCAAAGCCCCAGTaacatttcttctccttcacatTTCCTTCAGCATCAGAAACTTGACCTATTGTATAATTGTAGTGATAAGTTAGCTCCTGCAAGGGAGGAATGTTCTCTGCAGCAAAGAACAATATGTGGGGGATTCTCTTGTCATCATGATCGTAAAGAACATTTTGTGCATAAAGGTTTGGAGAACAACTATGGTTGATGAATCTTCCAACACTCCCACACTGTGCTGCATCGATGGTGTAGCCCGAGACATCTTCGACAACTTCACAAGGACAAATTGGTTGCAGGTAATCAGGTATTACATTCGAGAGTCCCTCCCATagagtatgatcattatagtTGTTGTGAATAACATCAGGATTTCGCGGAAATCGTCTACTAAGTGTGGGTCTTAATGGCACGAGAAAATGTCGCCAAAATAAACACACACAAGAAACACagggatttacgtggttcggcttTTAACCTACATCCACGGGTGAAGACGGCGAAATAATTTCACTATTGAACAATTGGAGAATATAAGAACACTCTCTCACACAAACCCAAAGCCCAAATACACCCCCTGAATTCTTCCTATCTCTCAAACAGAAATATTACAAGAATTCTATGTAATTCTTTGCTTGGGTTTGTTGTACCCCAATGAGCTTGTGTTTTCAAGGACTTCTCCATTCCTATTTATAGATGAGGAGAGGTGAACAATTCTGCATTTCTCCATCGACATGGTAGGTGCACGTTGCAGCTACCAattctttgaaaaacatgcACCGTCCCTTGGGTGCATTAATTACCCACCTAAGATGAAACCAGTTTTAACTCATTTGGAATGGGGTGTCAATGGCCGGTGCCCTCTTACCTAGCAACACCTTTCTATTTTTCAACAAAGTGGATGCCGACCACATTGATGTGGTAGAGACACTCTTGTCTCCATCTTCTTTAATAAAATGAAGACTTTAACTTCATTGCAATTAAATGTGCACCATTGTTTTGACTTATTCAAGTCACAACACAACAATTCTCTACCTTGACTTGAATTCTCACATGCTCAAAACCAATCTTCTCTAGCTATCTCCACCTCAGCCGCCAATGGGGCTCTCACGTGCTACTGATGCCGATCAAGTCCAAGCAGTGCTTGAACTTGACTACTGGAATATGCTTGGTCATCATATCTGCTGGATTTTCTGCCGTTGGAATCTTCTTTACCGTGATTCCTCCTTTGAGAGATTATATCTCGAATGAAATGAATTCTAACATCAATATACTTGGTTCTTTCATGATACATCTGATTTTTGGTCAAATGTATGGTACTCTAACTGTCACAATACACAACAGTCTGATCCTGTTGCAAGCCCAGATCACCAACCAAACCTCTCAACCACAAGCTTCTTTCACTGCCTCTGTTGCAGCCATGTATTCAGCTTCTGTTGTAGACAAGGCAACTACAGATTGTAATGTTGCCTTCCAGCTAATGGCACAACAAGAGAGAGTGAAAACATAACCTGTTAGAGATCTTCTTCTATCCAGATCTCCAGCATAATCAGAATCAACAAAACCGATGACATGTCCGCTGGAATCATTATTCCTGTCATACACCAAGGCAATATCTGCAGTACCTTTCAAGTAGCGCAATATCCATTTCACTGCCTGCCAATGAACCTTACCAGGATGTCCCATATATCTACTGACAACGCTGACAGCTTGTGAAATGTCAGGTCGAGTGCACACCATGGCATACATTATACTGCCAACAACACTAGCATAAGGAACACAAGACATGTGCTCCTCC is drawn from Telopea speciosissima isolate NSW1024214 ecotype Mountain lineage chromosome 1, Tspe_v1, whole genome shotgun sequence and contains these coding sequences:
- the LOC122653054 gene encoding floral homeotic protein APETALA 1-like, whose translation is MGKRKIDIELLENEKKKNVTFSKRRKGLFYKASELGNLCNVQTAIVVFSPAGNPFTFTSKGSSADIVIQRYLEKYEPAEIVKEDGGFWWDTVDVDKYCSMEGFLSLKNRLERLKENIFCRLTNMTVSFSSHEMGNIFEDLPNCCNTLPELSSFSSSYQEMDDIFEALPEVKENICSQHELSSSFSDQDLSDFFSDLPDFCV